Proteins from one Sphingobacteriaceae bacterium genomic window:
- a CDS encoding DUF2185 domain-containing protein produces MINFFKKNKNKEENNFDNFPPIGGLMVSKMVVDKNIKPRFMYREKRTRPEDSGWRIFTGFESEEYTDNPDNIGIYNPSTILKIDPSIEDLLLKGIGSVYEKTENDDWYKVTDFDLEDDFMTTHRLTEDWTIDINNLFERSVEQDGTLYYTTGDKSIRLIVWNSEKNKQELYADYSQDIENRDQTKSKTLDKFDFSDNDVSRIGYLIEENDDKKTYSVIYGFSIIDKEVIQIAIYFDEKNDFDWAINTWKNIKLKK; encoded by the coding sequence ATGATAAATTTTTTCAAAAAAAACAAAAACAAAGAAGAAAATAATTTTGACAACTTTCCACCGATTGGAGGACTTATGGTGTCAAAAATGGTAGTTGACAAAAATATCAAACCAAGATTTATGTACCGTGAAAAAAGAACTCGACCAGAAGATAGTGGTTGGAGAATCTTCACTGGTTTTGAATCAGAAGAATATACCGACAATCCCGACAATATTGGAATTTATAATCCTTCAACAATTTTAAAAATTGACCCGTCAATTGAAGATTTGCTATTAAAAGGAATTGGCTCTGTTTACGAAAAAACAGAAAATGACGATTGGTATAAAGTAACAGATTTTGACTTGGAAGATGACTTTATGACAACGCATAGACTAACAGAAGATTGGACAATCGACATCAATAATCTTTTTGAACGTTCCGTTGAACAGGATGGAACCTTATATTATACAACTGGCGACAAATCTATAAGACTTATTGTTTGGAATTCAGAAAAGAATAAGCAAGAGTTGTATGCTGATTACAGTCAAGACATTGAAAACAGAGACCAAACAAAATCGAAAACATTAGACAAATTTGATTTTTCAGACAATGATGTTTCAAGAATTGGGTACTTAATCGAAGAGAATGATGATAAAAAAACATATTCCGTGATTTATGGATTCTCGATAATTGACAAAGAAGTTATACAAATTGCCATATACTTTGACGAAAAGAATGATTTTGATTGGGCAATAAATACGTGGAAAAATATCAAACTGAAAAAATAA